In a genomic window of Sarcophilus harrisii chromosome 4, mSarHar1.11, whole genome shotgun sequence:
- the EFNB3 gene encoding ephrin-B3, whose translation MGALHPGLGGMRVGGLLLGLLGLVSGLSLEPVYWNSANKRFQAEGGYVLYPQIGDRLDLLCPRARPPGPHSSPDYEFYKLYLVEGAQGRRCEAPPSPNLLLTCDRPDVDLRFTIKFQEYSPNLWGHEFRSHHDYYIIATSDGTREGLESLQGGVCLTRGMRVLLRVGQSPRGGTAPRKPVSQMPIEKDRGAAHRLDPSKENMAGDPSSNTTSRGTEGPLPPPSIPAVAGAAGGLALLLLGVAGAGGAMCWRRRRAKPSESRHPGPGSLGRGGSVGLGGGGTGGMGHRDTEPGELGIPLRGSGTTDPPFCPHYEKVSGDYGHPVYIVQDGPPQSPPNIYYKV comes from the exons ATGGGGGCCCTCCATCCTGGGCTGGGGGGCATGAGAGTCGGGGGGCTGCTGCTGGGCCTCTTGGGGCTGGTGTCGGGGCTTAGCCTGGAGCCTGTCTACTGGAACTCTGCGAATAAGAG GTTCCAGGCAGAGGGTGGCTATGTGCTCTACCCTCAGATTGGGGACCGATTGGATCTACTATGCCCTCGGGCCCGCCCCCCTGGCCCACACTCATCCCCAGATTATGAGTTCTACAAACTGTACCTGGTTGAAGGAGCCCAGGGCCGACGCTGTGAGGCCCCTCCATCCCCTAACCTGCTCTTGACCTGTGACCGGCCTGATGTTGATCTTCGATTCACCATCAAGTTTCAGGAGTACAGTCCCAACTTATGGGGACATGAATTCCGTTCACACCATGACTACTACATCATTG CCACATCAGATGGAACCCGAGAGGGTCTGGAGAGTCTTCAGGGTGGGGTCTGCCTGACCAGGGGGATGAGGGTACTTCTCCGTGTGGGACAGA GTCCCCGAGGAGGGACAGCTCCTCGAAAACCTGTCTCTCAAATGCCAATAGAGAAGGACCGAGGTGCAGCACACCGCCTGGATCCCAGCAAAGAGAATATGGCAG GTGACCCCTCCAGTAATACAACTTCCAGGGGTACAGAGggccctcttcctcctcctagcATACCAGCAGTGGCTGGGGCAGCTGGGGGACTGGCCCTGCTCCTCTTGGGTGTGGCAGGGGCAGGGGGTGCCATGTGTTGGCGAAGACGACGAGCCAAGCCTTCAGAGAGCCGACATCCTGGGCCAGGCTCTCTTGGGAGGGGAGGATCTGTGGGACTTGGAGGGGGGGGAACAGGAGGAATGGGTCACCGCGATACTGAGCCAGGGGAGTTGGGGATCCCTCTGAGGGGCAGTGGAACTACAGATCCCCCTTTCTGTCCTCACTACGAGAAGGTGAGTGGTGACTATGGACATCCTGTGTACATTGTGCAAGATGGGCCACCTCAGAGCCCTCCAAACATCTACTATAAGGTGTGA